The Methylomonas montana DNA window TATTGTTTGCCGAAGGCATTCCTGTCGACCAAATTGCTGCAAGCTACGGTACTCCTTGCTATATCTATTCGCGGGCCACGCTGGAGAGGCACTGGCAAGCCTTCGATCAATCTTTTGGCGAGCGCCCGCATCTGATTTGCTATGCGGTAAAAGCAAACTCCAATATAGCCATTCTGAATGTGTTGGCGCGATTAGGTTCGGGATTCGACATCGTATCGGTCGGGGAAATGCGGCGGGTATTGGCGGCCGGCGGTAGTCCGGACAAAATTGTATTTTCCGGCGTGGGCAAGCGCGAAGATGAAATTTTAGCGGCGCTGCAAACCGGGATACGCTGTTTTAATGTGGAAGTCAGCGGCGAGCTTGACCGAATCAACCGGCTAGCCGGTCAATTGGGTGTGGTTGCGCCCGTGTCTTTCCGGGTCAATCCCGATGTCGATGCCAAGACGCATCCGTATATTTCCACCGGCTTGAAAGAGAACAAATTCGGTATCGATATCGAGCAGGCGATTCACGAATATCGGCGAGCCGCAAGTATGGCTAATGTTGAAGTGGTCGGTATCGATTGTCATATCGGCTCCCAGCTCATTGAAACGACGCCTTTTTTGGATGCCTTGGATCGAGTGCTGGTGCTGGTCGACTCGTTGCAAGCCGAAGGCATTACGCTACGCCACCTGGATTTAGGCGGTGGATTGGGTATTTGCTATCGCAGCGAACAACCGCCGCAGCCAGCCGATTATATCGAAGCCATCTTGCAACGCCTTGGCAAACGCGATTTTGAAATTTTACTGGAGCCGGGGCGAGCCATCGTGGGTAACGCTGGAATATTGTTGACTAGCGTGGAATATCTCAAGCCCACGGCCAATAAAAATTTTGCCGTGGTCGATGCTGCGATGAACGATTTGATCAGGCCGGCTTTATATGGCGCTTGGCAAGATATTGTTCCGGTGAAGCTTGATAGTAATCAGCCAGCGCTTGAGTGGGATATTGTCGGGCCGGTCTGCGAAACCGGCGATTTCC harbors:
- the lysA gene encoding diaminopimelate decarboxylase, coding for MDFFNYRQHVLFAEGIPVDQIAASYGTPCYIYSRATLERHWQAFDQSFGERPHLICYAVKANSNIAILNVLARLGSGFDIVSVGEMRRVLAAGGSPDKIVFSGVGKREDEILAALQTGIRCFNVEVSGELDRINRLAGQLGVVAPVSFRVNPDVDAKTHPYISTGLKENKFGIDIEQAIHEYRRAASMANVEVVGIDCHIGSQLIETTPFLDALDRVLVLVDSLQAEGITLRHLDLGGGLGICYRSEQPPQPADYIEAILQRLGKRDFEILLEPGRAIVGNAGILLTSVEYLKPTANKNFAVVDAAMNDLIRPALYGAWQDIVPVKLDSNQPALEWDIVGPVCETGDFLGKNRSLTLAQGDLLAVRSAGAYGFTMSSNYNSRPRAAEVMVDGDQAYLIRARESLDQLWVGEQLLP